In Altererythrobacter rubellus, the following are encoded in one genomic region:
- a CDS encoding trans-sulfuration enzyme family protein yields MKKTTGMDRATTRNWRAATQAVRGGTWRSEHGETSEALFLTSGYTYDDAQTVADRFAGDAQGMTYSRLQNPTVAMLEERIALLESAEACRAQASGMAAMTAALLCQLSAGDHCVAARAAFGSCRWLVDHLLPRFGIETTVIDSADDAQWEAAIRPNTKVFFFETPANPTLDVVNLQHVCDVARAHNIITVVDNAFATSALQRPMDFGADVVAYSATKLMDGQGRVLAGAICGSEQWINEVLLPFQRNTGPNISPFNAWVVLKGLETLELRAMRQSQNAVELGGFLEPRIDTAGGRMLHPGLASHPRYELARRQMRSTGPIFAFDVGTRERAFAILDALQLIDISNNIGDARSLMCHPASTTHAGMEADDRAAMGVTEGLLRINVGLEDIDDLKEDLDQALQAAGI; encoded by the coding sequence ATGAAGAAAACAACAGGCATGGACCGCGCGACTACGCGCAATTGGCGCGCCGCGACACAGGCTGTGCGTGGTGGAACCTGGCGCAGCGAGCACGGAGAGACCAGCGAAGCGCTGTTCCTCACATCCGGTTACACCTATGATGACGCGCAGACCGTGGCAGACCGGTTTGCAGGTGATGCGCAAGGCATGACCTATTCGCGTTTGCAGAACCCGACCGTTGCGATGCTGGAAGAACGCATTGCTCTGCTCGAAAGTGCTGAAGCCTGCCGCGCGCAGGCGAGCGGTATGGCTGCGATGACTGCGGCGCTCTTGTGTCAACTCTCTGCTGGCGATCACTGCGTTGCCGCGCGGGCTGCATTCGGATCGTGTCGCTGGCTCGTCGATCACCTGCTCCCACGATTCGGGATCGAAACAACAGTGATCGACAGCGCAGATGATGCGCAATGGGAAGCGGCGATCCGCCCCAACACAAAGGTCTTCTTCTTCGAAACGCCGGCCAATCCGACGCTTGACGTTGTGAACCTGCAGCATGTTTGCGATGTCGCTCGTGCGCACAACATCATTACGGTTGTAGACAACGCTTTCGCCACCAGCGCGCTGCAACGCCCAATGGATTTCGGTGCGGATGTTGTGGCCTATTCGGCAACAAAGCTGATGGACGGACAAGGCCGTGTATTGGCTGGCGCGATCTGCGGTAGTGAGCAGTGGATCAATGAAGTCTTGCTTCCCTTCCAGCGCAACACGGGGCCAAACATCTCGCCCTTCAATGCATGGGTTGTTCTGAAAGGACTCGAGACGCTGGAACTGCGCGCCATGCGGCAGAGCCAAAATGCGGTGGAGCTCGGCGGATTCCTGGAACCGCGCATCGATACAGCTGGTGGACGCATGCTGCATCCCGGTCTCGCGAGTCATCCTCGCTATGAGCTTGCCAGGCGCCAGATGCGATCAACCGGACCGATTTTTGCATTCGATGTTGGCACGCGTGAGCGGGCATTCGCGATCCTCGATGCGCTACAACTGATTGATATCTCAAATAATATTGGTGATGCTCGATCGCTGATGTGCCATCCGGCTTCAACCACTCATGCAGGCATGGAAGCCGATGACCGCGCTGCAATGGGCGTGACCGAAGGGTTGTTGCGTATCAATGTCGGGCTGGAGGATATCGATGATCTGAAAGAGGATCTCGACCAAGCTCTTCAGGCAGCAGGCATCTAG
- a CDS encoding 2-hydroxychromene-2-carboxylate isomerase, whose amino-acid sequence MSKRVELVFDFVSPNAYLIWWPLRDLVRRTGAELDVIPVFLGGMHKLTGNAPPMIRDADVKGKVEYSMLEMHRFIAKHNLTKYKLHPQFPFNSITLQRMLFAADQDGRGVQFAEAMLPAIWEEGVDVLDPASLGAAVTAAGFDAKDLYERSQTDEVKQGLAANTDNVVARGAFGIPTMFVGPKGAGEMFFGKERLDQIEDELNK is encoded by the coding sequence ATGTCCAAACGCGTTGAACTGGTTTTCGATTTCGTCAGCCCCAATGCCTATTTGATCTGGTGGCCGCTGCGCGATCTGGTGCGGCGAACAGGGGCAGAGCTGGATGTGATCCCGGTGTTTCTTGGCGGCATGCACAAACTGACCGGCAATGCACCTCCGATGATCCGTGACGCTGATGTGAAAGGCAAAGTCGAGTATTCCATGCTGGAGATGCATCGCTTCATCGCCAAGCACAATTTGACCAAATACAAGCTGCATCCGCAATTTCCGTTCAACTCGATCACGCTTCAACGCATGCTGTTCGCCGCTGACCAAGATGGGCGCGGGGTTCAGTTCGCAGAGGCAATGCTGCCTGCGATCTGGGAAGAAGGCGTGGATGTGCTTGATCCCGCGAGCCTGGGTGCGGCGGTGACTGCGGCCGGGTTTGATGCGAAGGACCTTTACGAGCGCAGCCAAACAGACGAGGTCAAGCAGGGGCTTGCCGCCAATACCGATAATGTGGTGGCGCGCGGCGCATTTGGCATCCCGACTATGTTCGTTGGACCCAAGGGCGCAGGCGAAATGTTCTTCGGTAAAGAGCGGCTCGATCAAATCGAAGACGAATTGAATAAGTAA
- the apaG gene encoding Co2+/Mg2+ efflux protein ApaG translates to MKELFQHAAITDGITVRVAVNFLPEQSQPDAGKWFWVYHIRLENGSHEAVQLRTRHWRITDSRGMVNHVDGEGVVGEQPLLKPGESHDYVSGCPLTTPHGSMEGFYVFHREDGTPLEVLIPFFPLAAPETAER, encoded by the coding sequence ATGAAAGAGCTGTTCCAACATGCTGCAATCACCGACGGGATTACCGTGCGGGTGGCGGTCAACTTTCTTCCCGAGCAATCACAGCCCGATGCGGGCAAGTGGTTCTGGGTTTATCATATCCGCTTGGAGAATGGCTCTCACGAGGCGGTTCAATTGCGCACCCGCCATTGGCGCATTACCGACTCGCGCGGCATGGTGAACCATGTCGATGGTGAGGGTGTGGTAGGGGAGCAGCCCTTACTTAAACCCGGCGAAAGTCACGATTATGTGTCGGGCTGCCCGCTGACAACGCCGCATGGCTCAATGGAGGGCTTTTATGTCTTCCATCGCGAAGATGGAACGCCGCTAGAAGTACTTATTCCGTTCTTCCCGCTTGCGGCGCCCGAAACCGCCGAACGCTAA
- a CDS encoding LysR family transcriptional regulator, producing the protein MKRTHLPLNALRVYDAAARHLSFTRAADELAVTPAAVGQQIRALEDHLGVVLFRRTSKGLELTGEGSAGLDALREGFLKFEESVQAMQAGQASDRYTIAVPREFYAQWLGVKLAEFKAENPHIQFHIVADENADFTEANLDLAVRLVDGPGDLEGAQLAEARRVVVAAPNSQDSWISWPGAPLPDGAKPCVTTGNPGQALSSAISGLGKAILPYPLVEEAVAAGKLEILEGPDEGRRAYWLVAPLPQWRQKKVKALVAHLTAK; encoded by the coding sequence ATGAAGCGGACTCACCTGCCTTTAAATGCCTTGCGCGTGTATGACGCGGCTGCACGGCATCTGTCGTTCACACGCGCAGCAGACGAGCTCGCGGTAACCCCTGCTGCCGTGGGGCAGCAAATCCGGGCGTTGGAAGATCATTTGGGCGTGGTCCTTTTTCGCCGCACCAGCAAGGGGCTAGAGTTGACGGGCGAGGGTTCTGCTGGGCTCGACGCGTTGCGCGAAGGTTTTCTGAAGTTTGAAGAAAGCGTGCAGGCAATGCAGGCCGGACAAGCGTCCGATCGCTACACTATTGCTGTACCTAGAGAGTTCTATGCGCAATGGCTTGGCGTGAAGTTGGCCGAGTTCAAAGCCGAGAATCCCCATATTCAGTTTCATATCGTCGCTGACGAGAACGCGGATTTCACCGAAGCGAATCTGGACCTTGCGGTGCGTCTTGTAGACGGACCTGGAGATCTGGAGGGCGCACAATTGGCAGAGGCGCGGCGTGTTGTTGTGGCTGCGCCCAATTCTCAAGATAGCTGGATCAGCTGGCCAGGTGCCCCTTTGCCGGATGGCGCCAAGCCCTGCGTTACCACCGGGAATCCCGGCCAAGCGCTAAGCTCAGCTATCTCAGGCCTTGGCAAGGCCATATTGCCTTACCCTCTCGTGGAAGAAGCAGTAGCTGCCGGGAAGCTTGAGATTCTCGAAGGTCCTGACGAGGGCCGCCGCGCCTATTGGCTGGTCGCACCGCTGCCGCAATGGCGCCAAAAGAAAGTGAAGGCGCTGGTCGCGCATCTGACCGCAAAGTGA
- a CDS encoding GNAT family N-acetyltransferase, with the protein MRKLVRNDTQALFPTLSDPEQCKFMLSAAFETEEKLGDWLCDPDWNGRSWSAIERSTGELVARIVAVPCEHETAELGYITVKHRQGEGIAFECTQRLLKQLYEVENHHRVFAVTDPRNLSSNRLIEKLGFRREAHFVENIKTHIGWCDEYYWGMLKSEWLKRNR; encoded by the coding sequence ATGCGCAAGCTTGTGCGCAACGACACTCAGGCTCTCTTCCCGACCCTATCTGATCCCGAACAATGCAAATTCATGCTGAGCGCTGCGTTCGAGACGGAGGAGAAGCTTGGCGATTGGCTATGTGATCCCGATTGGAATGGCCGCAGTTGGAGCGCGATCGAGCGTTCGACAGGAGAGCTGGTGGCGCGGATTGTCGCTGTGCCGTGTGAGCATGAAACAGCCGAGCTGGGCTACATCACCGTTAAGCACCGCCAAGGGGAAGGCATAGCATTTGAGTGCACGCAGCGCTTGCTGAAGCAGCTGTACGAAGTGGAAAATCACCATCGAGTTTTCGCTGTTACGGATCCGCGTAATTTGAGCTCAAACCGGTTGATCGAGAAGCTCGGCTTCCGTCGCGAAGCGCATTTTGTTGAAAATATCAAAACGCATATCGGGTGGTGCGACGAATACTATTGGGGCATGCTCAAAAGCGAATGGCTCAAGCGCAATCGATAG
- the rpsL gene encoding 30S ribosomal protein S12 encodes MPTINQLVRKGRTPQKAKSKVPAMEQNPQKRGVCTRVYTTTPKKPNSALRKVAKVRLTNQREVISYIPGEGHNLQEHSVVLIRGGRVRDLPGVRYHVLRGVLDTQGVKDRKQSRSKYGAKRPK; translated from the coding sequence ATGCCTACTATCAACCAGCTGGTCCGCAAGGGCCGCACCCCGCAGAAGGCCAAGTCAAAGGTCCCTGCGATGGAGCAGAACCCGCAGAAGCGCGGTGTTTGCACCCGCGTCTATACCACGACGCCGAAGAAGCCGAACTCCGCTCTGCGTAAGGTTGCCAAGGTGCGCCTGACCAACCAGCGTGAAGTCATCAGCTACATCCCGGGCGAAGGCCACAACCTGCAAGAGCACAGTGTTGTCCTGATCCGTGGTGGCCGTGTGCGCGACCTTCCCGGTGTGCGTTACCACGTGCTGCGCGGCGTGCTCGACACGCAGGGTGTTAAGGACCGTAAGCAGAGCCGTTCGAAATACGGCGCGAAGCGGCCGAAGTAA